One genomic window of Parcubacteria group bacterium includes the following:
- a CDS encoding glycosyltransferase family 4 protein → MRIGIDARVLAEGNGGVFVYAKNLLEHLIPLAARHEIKLFANQASRADSPVLYSLAQHPNATVHQYRFPNKFLNASFRFKSWPKIDELVGGCDVLFFPSMMYAAWSPRTNTVLTMHDLSYEFFPEFFTYRQRVWHKLMDPRKLCERSDAVIAVSESTRQDVIARYRIPERKVTTIHSGIDSAFRPIRDRAVLARVRAKYGLPEGRYILQTGTLNPRKNCQATLAAFERLATRYSAEFSDVRLLCVGHAGWKSGGLLSAMRASAFSDRIHVIREVPASELPALYSLASVMAYPSFYEGFGFPVLEAFSCGIPVVASNTSSLGEIAQGSALLVNPHRVDELAAALREILNTPELARRLRSAGLLATVRFGWDKTAKLTLSVIEHAHRH, encoded by the coding sequence ATGAGAATCGGCATTGATGCGCGCGTCCTTGCCGAGGGGAACGGGGGCGTGTTTGTGTACGCAAAAAATCTCCTGGAGCATCTCATACCCCTTGCCGCGCGCCACGAAATCAAGCTGTTTGCAAACCAGGCGAGCCGCGCGGATTCCCCGGTTCTGTACTCGCTCGCACAGCACCCGAACGCTACCGTGCACCAGTACCGGTTCCCGAACAAATTTTTAAACGCGTCATTCCGCTTCAAGTCCTGGCCAAAGATTGATGAGCTCGTCGGCGGCTGCGACGTGCTGTTTTTTCCGAGCATGATGTACGCCGCCTGGTCGCCCCGCACGAACACCGTGCTGACCATGCACGACCTTTCGTACGAATTTTTTCCGGAGTTTTTTACGTACCGGCAGCGCGTCTGGCATAAGCTTATGGATCCGCGGAAGCTGTGCGAGCGGTCCGATGCGGTCATTGCGGTTTCGGAGAGCACGCGCCAGGACGTCATTGCCCGCTACCGCATCCCCGAGCGCAAAGTCACCACCATCCATTCAGGCATTGATTCCGCCTTCAGGCCAATCCGCGACCGCGCGGTCCTTGCGCGGGTGCGCGCAAAGTACGGCTTGCCCGAAGGCCGGTACATCCTGCAGACCGGCACCCTCAACCCCCGCAAGAACTGCCAGGCAACCCTGGCCGCATTTGAGCGCCTCGCAACGCGCTATTCCGCCGAGTTCTCGGACGTGCGGCTTTTGTGCGTGGGCCACGCCGGCTGGAAGTCCGGGGGCCTCCTCTCCGCAATGCGCGCGAGCGCGTTTAGTGATAGAATACATGTCATACGCGAGGTTCCGGCCTCCGAGCTGCCGGCCCTGTACTCGCTCGCAAGTGTTATGGCGTACCCGAGCTTTTACGAGGGGTTCGGGTTCCCGGTGCTGGAGGCGTTCTCGTGCGGCATACCCGTGGTGGCAAGCAATACATCGTCTTTGGGAGAAATCGCCCAGGGTTCAGCCCTTCTCGTAAACCCGCACCGCGTGGATGAGCTCGCGGCCGCGCTCCGCGAAATTTTGAACACGCCGGAGCTGGCGCGCCGACTGCGAAGCGCGGGCTTGCTCGCAACCGTGCGCTTCGGGTGGGACAAAACCGCCAAACTTACCTTAAGCGTCATTGAACATGCGCATCGGCATTGA
- a CDS encoding glycosyltransferase, translating to MKLALVHDHLNQIGGAERVLSAMHEVFPRAPLYTLVHDRRIVGNFFNSLPINTSFIQKMPFSRTRLRWYLAAMPAAIESFNLSKYDVVLSSASAFAKGAIAPAHAIHICYCHTPTRYLWSDSHTYVSEVGGGRIISAILPFVLQQLRMWDYVAAQRVDRFIANSQFVARRIKRYYNRESTVIYPPVDVHRYPDVAKLNYFALVSRLRPYKKVDIAIRAFNRLNMPLVIMGDGQERKRLESIAGPNIHFTGTVDERAKKRLLAGALGFIHPQEEDLGISAIEAMAAGTPVVAYQSGGACETVRENETGVFFEEQTWQSLADAVIRFRRQRFDYGRIRAHARQFSRERFQGELKNFVTKAYENRH from the coding sequence ATGAAACTCGCATTGGTGCATGACCACTTAAACCAGATCGGAGGGGCCGAGCGAGTGCTCTCGGCAATGCACGAGGTATTTCCTCGGGCGCCTCTCTACACCTTGGTGCACGACCGGCGCATTGTCGGCAATTTTTTTAACAGCCTCCCGATCAACACGTCATTCATCCAGAAGATGCCGTTCTCGCGCACCCGCTTGCGCTGGTACCTCGCGGCCATGCCCGCAGCCATTGAATCGTTCAACCTTTCAAAGTACGACGTGGTGCTCTCAAGCGCCAGCGCGTTTGCGAAAGGAGCTATTGCGCCGGCCCACGCCATCCACATCTGCTACTGCCACACCCCGACCCGGTATCTGTGGAGCGACAGCCACACCTACGTCTCTGAAGTCGGCGGGGGCCGCATCATCAGCGCCATTCTTCCGTTCGTGCTGCAGCAGCTTCGGATGTGGGACTATGTGGCGGCCCAGCGCGTTGACCGCTTCATCGCAAACTCGCAGTTCGTGGCCCGCCGCATCAAGCGCTACTATAACCGGGAGTCAACGGTCATTTATCCTCCGGTTGATGTGCACCGCTACCCCGACGTTGCCAAACTCAACTACTTTGCCCTGGTGTCGCGCTTGCGGCCGTACAAAAAAGTTGATATCGCGATCCGCGCGTTCAACCGGCTCAACATGCCCCTCGTGATCATGGGGGACGGGCAGGAGCGGAAGCGGCTTGAATCAATTGCGGGCCCCAACATCCACTTTACGGGTACCGTGGACGAGCGCGCCAAAAAGCGCCTGCTTGCCGGGGCTCTGGGGTTTATCCACCCGCAGGAAGAGGATCTGGGAATCTCCGCGATTGAGGCCATGGCAGCCGGCACCCCGGTGGTTGCGTACCAGTCCGGCGGCGCGTGCGAGACCGTGCGCGAGAACGAGACCGGCGTGTTTTTTGAGGAGCAGACCTGGCAGTCCCTGGCGGACGCCGTGATCCGGTTCCGGCGGCAGCGGTTTGACTACGGCCGAATCCGCGCCCATGCCCGGCAGTTTTCCCGCGAGCGGTTCCAAGGCGAGCTCAAAAATTTTGTAACCAAGGCGTATGAGAATCGGCATTGA
- a CDS encoding sugar transferase, with the protein MKRSELFFSFLLIPVDWLMVVLAGLGVYFLRYQTFLTDVRPVVFEITLAEYARIAALVALLWLPAFALAGMYAIQANRRHIGEFKRVVVGCSLGLVEIVLFIFFRHELFGSRFIVLAGFLASIAAVFMGRVLIRSVQRSLYKKNIGAYRTVVFGGGTAAHRLIQALKDDSTAGFRVVRHFRTLDDASLGMLANIAKHDQADLVIHAEPDHGRREITRLYEFCREHHFEFSYAADVLEATSANVEVTDLGGTPVVHIKRTPLDGWGRIVKRVFDIVASAGLLVFFSPLLAATAILIKIDSKGPVFFTRLDDGTLQRRIGQGGRAFRYFKFRSMRAGTHGMRYAELSGLNARRGPLVKIPDDPRVTRAGKFIRRFSIDELPEFFLVFLGRMSLVGPRPHYPEEVAKYTGYQKRLLTIKPGVTGLAQISGRSDLDFSEEARLDMFYIENWSFWMDLQILLRTPWAVFRGRRGV; encoded by the coding sequence ATGAAACGATCTGAATTATTCTTCTCATTTCTCCTGATTCCGGTTGACTGGCTCATGGTGGTGCTGGCTGGTTTAGGCGTATACTTTTTGCGGTACCAGACGTTCTTGACGGACGTGCGGCCCGTGGTATTTGAGATAACGCTCGCCGAGTACGCCCGCATTGCCGCGCTCGTGGCGCTCCTGTGGCTGCCGGCGTTCGCCCTGGCCGGCATGTACGCCATCCAGGCCAACCGCCGGCACATCGGGGAATTCAAGCGCGTGGTGGTGGGCTGTTCGCTCGGGCTCGTGGAGATCGTGCTGTTCATATTCTTCCGGCACGAGCTTTTCGGCTCGCGGTTTATCGTGCTTGCCGGATTTTTGGCGTCCATTGCCGCGGTATTCATGGGCCGCGTGCTCATCCGTTCCGTTCAGCGCTCGCTGTATAAAAAGAACATTGGCGCTTACCGCACCGTGGTGTTCGGGGGAGGCACTGCCGCGCACCGGCTCATCCAAGCCCTCAAAGACGACTCCACTGCCGGGTTTCGGGTGGTGCGCCATTTCCGCACCCTGGATGACGCGTCTCTGGGAATGCTTGCGAACATCGCAAAACACGATCAGGCTGACCTCGTGATCCACGCCGAGCCGGACCACGGCCGCCGCGAGATCACCCGCTTGTACGAGTTCTGCCGGGAGCACCACTTTGAGTTTTCCTACGCCGCAGATGTCCTGGAAGCAACCAGCGCGAACGTGGAAGTGACGGACCTCGGTGGCACGCCCGTGGTGCACATCAAGCGCACCCCGCTTGACGGGTGGGGGAGGATCGTCAAGCGCGTTTTTGACATTGTTGCTTCCGCGGGCTTGCTCGTCTTTTTTTCCCCGCTTCTCGCGGCCACCGCGATCTTGATCAAGATTGATTCAAAGGGGCCGGTGTTTTTTACGCGGCTTGACGACGGGACGCTCCAGCGCCGGATCGGCCAGGGCGGCAGGGCCTTCAGGTACTTCAAGTTCCGCTCCATGCGCGCTGGAACGCACGGGATGCGCTACGCCGAACTCTCGGGGCTCAATGCCCGCCGCGGCCCCCTGGTAAAGATACCGGACGACCCGCGCGTCACGCGCGCGGGGAAGTTCATCCGCCGGTTTTCCATTGACGAGCTTCCGGAGTTTTTCCTTGTGTTTTTGGGCAGGATGAGCCTGGTCGGGCCCCGTCCCCACTACCCCGAGGAGGTTGCCAAGTACACGGGTTACCAAAAACGGCTCTTAACCATCAAGCCCGGGGTTACGGGTTTGGCCCAGATTTCCGGAAGGAGCGATCTTGATTTTTCCGAAGAAGCGCGGCTGGACATGTTCTACATAGAAAACTGGAGTTTTTGGATGGACCTGCAGATTCTCCTGCGCACGCCGTGGGCCGTGTTCCGGGGGAGAAGGGGAGTATGA
- a CDS encoding ribonuclease HI family protein has protein sequence MSSGKLTIHTDGGARGNPGPSGIGVVISDEKRKTVREVSEYIGKATNNQAEYRALIRGLEEVKKLGATSASIFMDSELIVKQLNGEYKVRDKGLQPLFARAWNLLQGFSSYGIKHVMRAKNKRADALVNQALDDQGGVDAKELLKRL, from the coding sequence ATGTCAAGCGGAAAATTAACCATCCACACCGATGGAGGGGCCAGAGGAAATCCGGGCCCATCAGGGATTGGCGTGGTCATTTCTGACGAGAAGCGCAAGACCGTTCGTGAAGTGTCAGAATATATCGGAAAGGCGACCAACAACCAGGCAGAGTACCGCGCTTTGATCCGCGGCTTGGAAGAGGTCAAAAAACTCGGCGCAACTTCAGCTAGCATTTTCATGGACAGCGAGCTCATCGTCAAACAGCTCAACGGAGAGTACAAGGTGCGGGATAAAGGGCTGCAGCCGTTGTTTGCCAGAGCGTGGAATCTTTTGCAGGGCTTCTCGTCATATGGCATCAAGCACGTCATGCGCGCAAAAAACAAACGAGCAGACGCGCTTGTGAATCAGGCGCTGGACGACCAAGGCGGCGTTGATGCGAAAGAACTGTTGAAGCGCCTCTAG
- a CDS encoding DUF3800 domain-containing protein has translation MNSDPKLHYGFLDESGILEKKATSGNYFIISVVVVGNPAELGRVMKRARYRARGRFKAHSVFKASKESAGFIKIVLEEIAKRDVQIIADVWDKRKKHFDGDKNQLYAHLLAETTADTLALHPKLDVVVHKRYASPRIRDLVTRAMSEIAGSGHFLSVSHRSETECRQLELADAVAWAIFQKYNNRDETFYRIIERAIKKENRLAA, from the coding sequence ATGAACAGTGATCCAAAATTGCATTACGGGTTTCTTGATGAATCGGGGATTTTAGAGAAGAAAGCGACAAGCGGAAATTATTTTATCATCTCTGTTGTGGTCGTGGGCAACCCGGCTGAACTCGGCCGGGTGATGAAACGCGCGCGGTACCGCGCGCGTGGAAGATTCAAGGCGCATTCCGTTTTTAAGGCCAGCAAAGAGAGCGCGGGGTTTATCAAGATAGTTTTGGAGGAAATCGCAAAACGAGACGTTCAGATTATTGCGGACGTTTGGGATAAACGGAAGAAACATTTTGACGGAGACAAAAATCAGCTCTACGCGCATCTGCTCGCGGAAACGACAGCAGACACGCTTGCGCTGCACCCCAAGCTTGATGTGGTGGTGCACAAGCGGTACGCCTCGCCCCGTATCCGCGACCTGGTGACCCGCGCCATGAGCGAGATTGCGGGATCGGGACATTTCCTCTCGGTGAGCCATCGGTCAGAGACCGAGTGCCGCCAGTTAGAGCTCGCGGATGCGGTTGCGTGGGCCATTTTTCAAAAGTATAATAACAGAGACGAAACTTTTTACCGCATTATTGAGCGCGCAATCAAAAAAGAAAACAGGCTTGCTGCCTAG
- the recJ gene encoding single-stranded-DNA-specific exonuclease RecJ — protein sequence MRNWKVSEKISEDFILQLLSNRGISLPEEAASFLNPAYEQLHDPFLFRDMQKAVDRVKISRDQNQTVFVYGDYDADGVTSSVLLVETLRQCGITNVQAYIPHREKEGYGLNTAALDYIASQGTALLITVDCGTSAVAEVAYARAKGMDVIICDHHEEPPALPRDVAAFLNPHLSGETYPFMGLAAAGVVFKFIQALWKSCGLPAGQEKWFLDLVAIATVADMMPLVGENRVFVAFGLKVLNKTKRPGLQSLLSGAQIDPQSLGTYEIGFVIAPRLNAAGRIDHANTAYELLETHDPARAAELAQSLNRTNKERQSETLAITREAEEQAKAQLPAKVLVAQGEDWPVGVVGLVSGRITEQFFRPTLVVTKSEKGLVGSGRSIPGFNITQALAESAEYLERFGGHEGACGFTLKSEESLAPFVAKLNAIADARLSDADLVKTLAIDMELSMSQINWELIGLLKKLEPHGMGNPVPKFVSYGARVADVFLMGKDGQHMRIKLDQSGVLHQAVAFGFGQYFHGTLNQGDLIDVVYTIGVNEWNGRRDIQLKIVDIKHLCHPNEQ from the coding sequence ATGCGTAACTGGAAAGTATCGGAGAAAATTTCAGAAGATTTCATTTTGCAGTTGCTCTCAAACCGCGGCATCTCGTTGCCGGAAGAAGCCGCGTCATTTTTGAATCCCGCGTATGAACAACTGCACGACCCGTTCCTGTTTCGCGACATGCAGAAAGCGGTGGACCGCGTCAAAATCAGCCGTGACCAGAACCAAACCGTGTTCGTGTACGGGGATTATGACGCGGACGGTGTTACCTCATCGGTTCTGCTGGTTGAAACACTGCGGCAGTGCGGCATCACCAACGTCCAGGCGTACATTCCGCACCGCGAAAAAGAGGGCTATGGCCTCAACACTGCTGCCCTGGATTACATCGCATCCCAGGGTACTGCACTCCTCATCACCGTGGATTGCGGGACCTCGGCCGTTGCCGAAGTCGCGTACGCGCGCGCAAAGGGCATGGATGTCATCATCTGCGATCACCACGAAGAGCCCCCCGCGCTCCCCCGTGATGTTGCCGCGTTTTTGAACCCGCACCTTTCGGGCGAAACCTATCCCTTTATGGGCTTGGCCGCGGCTGGGGTCGTGTTCAAATTCATCCAGGCGTTGTGGAAATCATGCGGGCTTCCTGCAGGACAAGAAAAATGGTTTTTAGATCTCGTGGCAATCGCAACAGTCGCGGACATGATGCCGTTGGTCGGAGAGAACCGCGTGTTCGTGGCGTTTGGTTTGAAAGTGCTGAACAAAACCAAGAGGCCGGGCCTGCAGTCGCTCCTCTCGGGCGCGCAGATTGATCCGCAATCCTTGGGCACCTACGAAATAGGGTTTGTGATCGCGCCGCGGCTTAATGCCGCGGGCAGGATTGATCATGCCAACACCGCGTACGAGCTGCTTGAAACGCACGATCCGGCTCGGGCGGCAGAACTTGCCCAGTCCCTGAATAGGACCAACAAAGAGCGCCAGTCCGAGACCTTAGCCATCACCAGGGAGGCGGAAGAGCAAGCCAAAGCCCAGCTCCCCGCGAAAGTGCTGGTCGCACAAGGCGAAGATTGGCCCGTAGGGGTGGTGGGTTTGGTGTCCGGCCGCATCACGGAACAATTTTTTCGGCCAACGCTGGTGGTCACCAAATCGGAAAAAGGCCTGGTCGGATCGGGCCGCTCCATTCCTGGGTTCAACATCACCCAGGCCCTGGCCGAGTCTGCCGAGTATTTGGAGCGGTTCGGCGGGCACGAGGGCGCGTGCGGGTTTACGCTGAAATCAGAAGAGTCGCTCGCGCCATTCGTGGCCAAGCTCAACGCAATCGCGGATGCGCGGCTCTCGGACGCTGACCTCGTCAAGACGCTCGCCATTGATATGGAGCTCTCCATGAGCCAGATAAACTGGGAGCTGATTGGGCTCCTCAAAAAACTTGAACCCCATGGCATGGGCAACCCGGTTCCGAAGTTCGTTTCCTATGGAGCGCGCGTGGCTGATGTGTTTTTGATGGGTAAGGATGGCCAGCACATGCGCATCAAACTGGATCAATCCGGCGTCCTGCACCAGGCAGTTGCGTTCGGATTCGGACAGTACTTCCACGGCACCCTGAACCAGGGCGATTTGATTGATGTGGTGTACACCATTGGCGTGAACGAGTGGAACGGCCGCAGGGATATCCAGCTCAAAATTGTTGATATTAAGCACCTCTGTCATCCTAATGAACAGTGA
- a CDS encoding DUF975 family protein, whose product MGAQFFSISEAMRFGWRTAKERFWFFAQAIIVIALITYGPGVIMRSFDRIELPTLVTLFFFLAGIVFWVVQLLISIGLIQITLSHVDSRKTDIAELFTGARFLMDYVLGSFLFALIVGVGLVLLVVPGLIFLARFQFYQYVIVDKGAGSVQALKESWRITAGAFWQLVLFWLAVLGANILGFAALGIGLFWSIPATMLATGWVYRRLSHRSHA is encoded by the coding sequence ATGGGAGCACAATTTTTTTCAATCAGCGAAGCCATGCGTTTCGGGTGGCGCACCGCCAAAGAGCGTTTTTGGTTCTTTGCGCAGGCCATCATTGTTATAGCGCTCATCACGTACGGGCCGGGCGTCATCATGCGGAGCTTTGACCGCATTGAATTACCCACGCTCGTGACCCTGTTCTTTTTCCTGGCGGGAATCGTTTTTTGGGTGGTCCAACTCTTGATTTCCATCGGGCTCATCCAGATCACGCTCTCGCACGTGGACAGCCGCAAAACAGATATTGCCGAATTGTTCACGGGCGCCCGGTTTCTGATGGATTATGTTTTGGGTTCATTTCTCTTTGCGCTGATTGTCGGCGTGGGCTTGGTGCTCCTCGTAGTGCCGGGGCTCATTTTTTTGGCCCGATTCCAGTTCTATCAGTATGTGATTGTGGATAAAGGAGCCGGATCTGTCCAAGCGCTCAAAGAGAGCTGGCGCATCACAGCCGGCGCGTTCTGGCAGCTGGTCCTTTTCTGGCTCGCAGTGCTCGGCGCGAACATTTTGGGCTTTGCCGCGCTCGGCATTGGTTTGTTCTGGAGCATCCCCGCTACCATGCTCGCGACAGGCTGGGTGTACCGGAGGCTATCGCACCGCTCGCATGCGTAA
- a CDS encoding carbohydrate kinase family protein, which produces MKYDVITIGSAVRDTFLFVDPADAPVIANPNPDPKRKKLIALEQGAKIDVVSSARTIGGGGANAAVTFSRMGLKAAAMVRVGNDEAGRVVARTLASEGIATRFVQRDPKLPTAFSTLIVAGSRKRDRVVLTERGASKANNFSPAARSAAKTKWYCTSALSGRAWKNELRDISKTAKAHNISWAWNPGSVQLKAGLSGVRPFMKICSVFNVNRDEALELTGAANNPKALLGALVAAGPERVLLSDGPAGVYYADAGGMLHMAADPRIKALEPTGAGDALLSGFIAGLIAKNDVAYALDLGLANSESVICKIGAQAGILRPSELAAALKKQNHKLSHA; this is translated from the coding sequence ATGAAGTACGACGTGATCACTATTGGCAGCGCGGTGCGCGACACTTTCTTGTTCGTGGACCCTGCGGATGCGCCGGTCATCGCGAACCCGAACCCTGACCCAAAGCGCAAAAAGTTGATTGCGCTTGAGCAGGGCGCGAAGATTGACGTTGTTTCTTCGGCGCGGACCATCGGCGGGGGCGGGGCCAACGCCGCGGTCACGTTCAGCCGGATGGGCTTGAAAGCCGCGGCAATGGTGCGCGTGGGAAATGATGAAGCTGGCAGGGTTGTGGCGCGCACGCTTGCATCCGAGGGCATAGCCACGCGGTTTGTGCAGCGCGACCCAAAGCTTCCCACGGCCTTTTCCACGCTCATTGTTGCAGGCTCACGGAAGCGCGACCGGGTCGTGCTCACCGAGCGGGGGGCCTCCAAGGCCAACAACTTTTCTCCGGCCGCGCGTTCAGCCGCCAAAACGAAATGGTACTGCACGTCCGCGCTCTCGGGGCGTGCGTGGAAAAATGAGCTCCGCGATATTTCAAAAACCGCGAAAGCGCACAACATTTCATGGGCATGGAACCCAGGCTCGGTCCAGCTCAAAGCGGGCCTTTCCGGGGTGCGTCCGTTTATGAAAATTTGTTCTGTGTTCAACGTCAACAGGGATGAAGCGCTTGAGCTTACGGGTGCGGCCAACAACCCCAAAGCGCTTCTCGGGGCCCTGGTCGCGGCCGGCCCCGAGCGCGTGCTTTTAAGCGACGGGCCGGCCGGCGTTTACTACGCGGACGCGGGCGGGATGCTGCACATGGCTGCTGACCCGAGGATCAAGGCGCTGGAGCCGACCGGCGCCGGGGATGCGCTCCTCTCCGGGTTCATTGCCGGCTTGATTGCAAAGAATGATGTTGCGTACGCCCTGGATCTCGGCCTTGCTAATTCCGAATCAGTCATCTGTAAAATCGGCGCCCAGGCGGGCATACTGCGGCCGAGCGAGCTCGCGGCCGCCTTAAAGAAACAAAACCACAAACTTTCCCATGCCTAA
- a CDS encoding magnesium transporter CorA family protein: MKPIIRNNITWRHFTDNDKKTVSALKKDFQFHPLDIEDVQAGPQQPKSDFYKDYVFAIFHFPHYHKDEERIHVFELDVFLSNSHLITVAKGDSGKIHEIRQQIEADDEYQHEFMGQGAGFLLYKLLDALTEASWSVIRRMSTQMGDIEEEIYSEQTGKGTVWRIALIRRNLIRLQRILNPQLVALASLVHADKPYLPKDLSLYFDDVQDTLNRLHAITAGNVEVMNTLHNVNESLISQRTNEVIKLLTVISVSLLPMTLLTGFYGMNVEGLPLIGHPSFVWLLFGALGGIILVFLLIFKRKDWV, from the coding sequence ATGAAACCAATCATCCGCAACAACATCACGTGGCGCCACTTTACGGACAACGACAAGAAAACCGTAAGCGCGCTCAAAAAAGATTTTCAGTTCCACCCCCTGGACATTGAGGACGTACAGGCCGGCCCCCAGCAGCCCAAGTCCGACTTTTACAAGGACTATGTGTTCGCGATTTTCCACTTCCCGCACTACCACAAAGACGAGGAGCGCATCCACGTGTTTGAGCTTGACGTGTTCCTCTCAAACAGCCACCTCATCACGGTCGCAAAGGGCGACTCCGGAAAAATCCACGAGATCCGCCAGCAGATTGAGGCGGACGATGAGTACCAGCACGAGTTCATGGGCCAGGGCGCCGGGTTTCTGCTGTACAAGCTCCTGGATGCGCTCACCGAAGCGAGCTGGAGCGTGATCAGGAGGATGTCCACGCAGATGGGGGACATTGAAGAGGAAATTTACAGCGAGCAGACAGGCAAGGGCACGGTCTGGCGCATTGCGCTCATCCGGCGCAACCTCATCCGCTTGCAGCGCATCTTAAACCCCCAGCTCGTGGCGCTCGCCTCGCTCGTGCACGCGGACAAACCCTACCTCCCCAAAGACCTGTCACTGTACTTTGACGACGTCCAGGATACCCTTAACCGGCTCCACGCAATCACCGCGGGCAATGTGGAGGTCATGAACACCCTGCACAACGTCAATGAGTCCTTGATTTCCCAGCGCACCAACGAGGTCATCAAGCTTCTCACCGTAATTTCCGTATCCCTCCTGCCCATGACGCTCTTAACCGGGTTCTACGGCATGAACGTTGAGGGGTTGCCGCTCATAGGGCACCCGAGCTTCGTGTGGCTGCTCTTCGGGGCGCTCGGCGGGATCATCCTCGTTTTCCTCCTCATTTTCAAGCGCAAGGACTGGGTATGA
- a CDS encoding PKD domain-containing protein produces the protein MLKLVQTIAVVSLILLAPLAVSAADLAVPKENVYFSNTKPLAGEIVRIYATIKNQSQQDVRASVEFKVNQTQVGSVQPITVLSQKESTVFVDWGPLEGYYDIAVSVINPDAGDENSENNTAEITDFIVDLDTDKDGIFDTIDMDDDNDTVEDGLERVKGSNPLVADTDQDGAHDGIDAFPLDPNEKYDNDKDGIGNNADPDNDNDGVPNGDDPAPFDPNIKAAPAPSVPEPSGVDPSGILGTGSGGRDAGGQSGSAASGVEAAPQAEQEPDGAPEYKTEEVEYTFPDQSEADYTLDVSIAKSKIAWNRYQFEVLGADGSFLYLWDFGDGTYAQAMDAEHAFPGAGEYEVALSVSDGAGGLGLAAERISIGFWNLGNLAVKLLVGLLGLFSLFLIGYLVLQALPARAKRT, from the coding sequence ATGCTGAAGCTTGTTCAGACCATCGCAGTAGTGAGTTTAATACTGCTCGCTCCGCTCGCCGTATCTGCGGCTGATTTGGCCGTGCCCAAAGAAAACGTCTACTTTTCCAATACAAAGCCTCTGGCCGGGGAGATTGTCCGCATCTACGCGACCATCAAGAACCAAAGCCAGCAGGACGTGCGCGCGAGCGTGGAGTTCAAGGTGAACCAAACCCAGGTCGGGAGCGTTCAGCCCATCACCGTGCTCAGCCAGAAAGAATCCACCGTGTTCGTGGACTGGGGGCCCTTGGAGGGGTACTACGACATTGCGGTATCTGTCATCAATCCGGATGCAGGGGATGAGAATTCCGAAAACAACACCGCTGAAATCACTGATTTTATCGTTGATTTGGACACGGACAAGGACGGCATCTTTGACACCATAGACATGGATGATGACAATGACACTGTTGAGGACGGCTTGGAGCGCGTCAAAGGCTCAAACCCGCTTGTCGCGGACACGGACCAGGATGGTGCGCACGACGGGATTGACGCGTTCCCGCTTGATCCCAACGAAAAATACGATAACGACAAGGACGGCATTGGCAACAACGCGGACCCGGACAACGACAATGACGGGGTGCCAAACGGGGATGATCCTGCCCCGTTTGACCCGAACATCAAGGCCGCTCCAGCGCCAAGCGTTCCAGAGCCAAGCGGCGTGGATCCCTCGGGAATACTCGGGACAGGCTCTGGCGGCCGCGACGCTGGCGGTCAAAGCGGCTCCGCCGCCTCCGGCGTCGAAGCCGCGCCGCAGGCAGAGCAGGAACCCGATGGCGCGCCCGAATACAAAACAGAGGAAGTTGAATACACGTTCCCGGACCAGTCCGAGGCTGACTACACTTTGGACGTTTCAATCGCAAAAAGCAAAATCGCCTGGAACCGCTACCAATTTGAGGTGCTGGGCGCAGACGGCTCATTCTTGTATTTGTGGGATTTCGGGGATGGGACGTATGCCCAGGCCATGGATGCGGAACACGCGTTTCCCGGGGCGGGCGAGTATGAGGTGGCTTTGTCCGTAAGCGACGGCGCCGGAGGCCTGGGTCTTGCAGCAGAGCGCATATCCATCGGCTTCTGGAACCTGGGCAACCTTGCGGTCAAGCTCCTGGTCGGCCTGCTCGGGTTGTTCAGCCTTTTCTTGATCGGGTATCTCGTGCTCCAGGCCCTGCCAGCGCGCGCAAAAAGAACATGA